A stretch of Fundicoccus culcitae DNA encodes these proteins:
- the pulA gene encoding type I pullulanase: protein MKRYTQLPINQDSNQKQIKEALRLMTRDAVFVARNYYTGDLGAIYTPEFTDFKLWAPTASQVEIMIYDGYYGSLKKTMLMQKSADDRIFEKRIEGDQHGLTYRYRLTFMDSTVKMTVDPYAKAVTVNGHRSVVVDLARTNPEGWGDRMPPFENSQQAIIYELHVRDFSVDENGGMTHKGKFLAFTEKGTKNKVGSPTGMEYLKKLGVTHVEFLPLFDYATVDETVEEPVEYNWGYDPHNFNAPEGSYSTNPYDPFLRIKELKQMIQALHDAGIRVIMDVVYNHVYEVEHQSFHKTVPGYFYRYDEAGKLSNGTGVGNDTASERYMMRKYILDSVKYWVEEYHIDGFRFDLMGIHDITTMNEVRKTLDEIDPSILLFGEGWDLATALDSDEKASHNNASFMPRIGQFNDGLREALKGNDFDAKARGFINGAWYMEQKLAKNFMAGVDFGNYQDPKQLIQYVEAHDNYTLYDRLVAADPNLDKDSLIKRHELATTIVLLSQGIPFIHAGQEFLRTKQGVRDSYNSPDEINQIDWMRQETYRHSVELTRNLIALRKSEPLFTLNTYDEIKECMTLLRADYQIVAIEYKRDNERLIVVFNAQNNRVNYPLEEGEYIVKLIDGTVHLDDGTVTPVIDTIAIEPYTSIVLKQYLN, encoded by the coding sequence ATGAAAAGATATACTCAACTGCCAATCAATCAGGACTCTAATCAAAAACAAATTAAAGAAGCACTCAGACTAATGACAAGGGATGCCGTCTTTGTAGCTCGAAATTATTATACAGGTGATTTGGGGGCTATTTATACACCCGAATTTACAGATTTTAAATTGTGGGCACCCACAGCTTCTCAAGTAGAGATTATGATTTATGATGGTTATTATGGTAGTTTAAAGAAAACAATGTTAATGCAGAAATCAGCTGACGATCGCATCTTTGAAAAACGCATCGAAGGCGATCAGCATGGTCTAACTTATCGGTATCGTTTAACGTTTATGGATTCAACCGTCAAAATGACAGTCGATCCATACGCCAAAGCGGTTACGGTAAATGGACATCGTTCAGTGGTAGTCGATTTGGCGCGGACAAACCCTGAAGGTTGGGGCGATCGGATGCCACCTTTTGAGAATAGTCAACAGGCAATTATTTATGAATTACATGTTCGTGACTTCTCAGTGGATGAAAATGGTGGAATGACTCATAAAGGCAAATTTTTAGCTTTTACGGAAAAGGGAACCAAAAACAAAGTAGGTTCGCCAACCGGAATGGAATATTTAAAAAAATTAGGGGTAACACATGTTGAATTTTTACCTCTATTTGACTATGCAACCGTGGATGAAACCGTGGAAGAACCCGTTGAGTACAATTGGGGATATGATCCACATAATTTTAATGCACCAGAAGGATCGTATTCGACGAATCCTTATGATCCATTTTTACGCATTAAAGAACTTAAGCAAATGATTCAAGCTTTGCATGATGCTGGCATTCGAGTCATTATGGATGTTGTTTATAACCATGTTTATGAAGTCGAACATCAAAGTTTCCATAAAACTGTCCCTGGATATTTTTATCGTTACGATGAAGCAGGGAAATTGTCCAATGGAACGGGTGTAGGGAATGATACCGCATCAGAACGTTATATGATGCGCAAATACATTTTAGATAGCGTAAAATATTGGGTCGAAGAATATCATATTGATGGTTTCCGCTTTGACTTAATGGGTATTCATGATATTACAACAATGAATGAAGTACGTAAGACACTGGATGAAATTGATCCTTCCATCCTGCTTTTTGGCGAGGGTTGGGATTTAGCTACCGCCCTAGATAGCGATGAAAAAGCATCGCATAACAACGCGAGCTTTATGCCTAGAATTGGTCAGTTTAATGATGGTCTCCGTGAAGCACTCAAAGGGAATGATTTTGATGCTAAAGCTAGAGGCTTTATTAATGGTGCTTGGTATATGGAACAAAAATTAGCCAAAAATTTTATGGCGGGTGTTGATTTTGGTAATTATCAAGATCCTAAACAATTGATACAATATGTTGAAGCGCACGACAACTATACACTATATGATCGTTTAGTAGCAGCAGATCCTAATCTGGATAAAGATTCGCTAATTAAACGACATGAACTAGCCACAACCATCGTCCTACTTTCGCAAGGCATTCCTTTTATCCATGCGGGCCAAGAATTTTTACGGACGAAACAAGGCGTGCGCGATAGTTATAATAGCCCTGATGAAATTAATCAAATTGATTGGATGCGTCAAGAAACGTATCGCCATTCAGTAGAATTGACTAGAAATTTAATTGCTTTAAGAAAATCAGAACCTTTATTCACACTCAATACTTACGATGAAATTAAAGAGTGTATGACACTCCTTAGAGCCGACTATCAGATTGTCGCCATCGAGTATAAACGTGATAATGAACGCTTGATTGTCGTTTTTAACGCACAGAACAACCGAGTCAATTATCCACTTGAAGAGGGAGAATATATCGTTAAGCTAATTGATGGGACCGTTCATCTTGATGATGGTACGGTCACCCCTGTGATTGATACGATTGCGATTGAACCTTATACCTCAATTGTCTTAAAACAATATTTAAATTAA
- the glmS gene encoding glutamine--fructose-6-phosphate transaminase (isomerizing): MCGIVGIIGDKNVQEVLINGLERLEYRGYDSAGIFLLNHEEDNFQLTKEVGRIEALKAKVDFTFPAEVGIGHTRWATHGPATLDNAHPHTSPNGRFVLVHNGVIENYNELRQAYLENTPIQSNTDTEIVVALIENFVENDHLSTQDAFQKALSLIEGSYAFGLIDKENSDVLYAAKNKSPLLVGKGDGFNAITSDAMATIDLTHEYIEIKDKEIIVLKEDAVTITNLQGESVQRDPYVAELDPSDLGKGAYPYYMIKEIDEQPAVLRRLIQTYQDQNGQFVVDDNLKAALQNSDRLYIVACGTSYHAGWVGKNLFEKQINIPTEIHLASEFAYNPPLMSEKPFFIFLSQSGETADSRQALVLVNQLGHPSLTITNVKGSTLSREATYTLLLHAGPEIAVASTKAYTAQITVMAILAAAVGQTQQHGLDLAHELSIAATNMETILAEKDQIKAWVDENLLETPNAFYIGRFLDYYVSMEAALKLKEISYIQTEAFASGELKHGTIALIEEGTPVIAIISQAKVDKHTRGNLEEVKARGAKTCVIATQDFAQPGDQFVLPKTHALLTPLVIAVMVQLIAYYTSLGKGLDVDKPRNLAKSVTVE, encoded by the coding sequence ATGTGTGGAATTGTCGGCATTATAGGAGATAAAAATGTACAAGAAGTATTAATTAATGGACTAGAACGATTAGAATATAGAGGTTATGATTCAGCAGGTATTTTCTTGTTAAATCATGAAGAAGATAACTTTCAATTGACCAAGGAAGTCGGTCGCATCGAGGCGTTAAAAGCCAAAGTAGACTTTACTTTTCCAGCTGAAGTCGGAATTGGGCATACCCGTTGGGCGACCCATGGACCAGCTACCTTAGACAATGCGCATCCGCATACATCACCCAATGGGCGTTTCGTATTGGTGCATAATGGGGTTATTGAAAATTATAATGAATTACGCCAAGCCTATTTAGAAAATACCCCAATCCAATCCAATACGGATACGGAAATAGTCGTAGCACTCATCGAAAATTTTGTTGAAAATGACCACTTAAGCACGCAAGATGCCTTTCAAAAGGCCCTATCCTTAATCGAAGGGTCCTATGCTTTTGGCTTGATTGACAAAGAAAATTCGGATGTCTTATATGCTGCAAAAAATAAAAGTCCTTTGTTAGTCGGAAAAGGGGATGGCTTTAATGCGATTACGTCCGATGCCATGGCTACAATTGATTTGACGCATGAGTACATTGAAATTAAGGATAAAGAAATAATCGTCTTAAAAGAAGATGCTGTCACGATTACTAATTTGCAAGGGGAATCCGTTCAGCGTGATCCCTACGTGGCTGAATTAGATCCAAGTGATCTAGGCAAAGGGGCTTATCCTTACTACATGATTAAGGAAATTGACGAGCAACCAGCGGTATTGCGTCGCTTAATTCAAACCTATCAAGACCAAAACGGCCAATTTGTCGTTGACGACAATTTAAAAGCGGCGCTTCAAAACAGCGACCGTCTGTATATTGTTGCCTGTGGAACCTCTTACCATGCCGGTTGGGTAGGTAAAAACCTTTTTGAAAAACAAATAAATATCCCTACTGAAATTCACCTGGCAAGCGAATTCGCCTATAATCCACCTTTAATGAGTGAAAAACCTTTCTTTATTTTTCTTTCACAAAGTGGGGAAACCGCTGATAGTCGCCAAGCCTTAGTTTTAGTCAATCAGCTAGGTCATCCATCCCTAACAATAACCAATGTTAAAGGTTCGACCTTATCACGGGAAGCAACATACACTTTGTTGTTACATGCTGGACCCGAAATTGCTGTAGCCTCAACCAAAGCTTATACGGCTCAAATTACGGTGATGGCCATCCTTGCAGCAGCGGTTGGTCAAACCCAACAGCACGGTTTAGATTTAGCCCACGAATTAAGTATCGCGGCCACCAATATGGAGACCATTTTAGCTGAAAAAGATCAAATTAAGGCTTGGGTGGATGAAAACTTACTCGAAACCCCTAATGCTTTTTACATTGGTCGCTTTCTAGATTACTATGTCTCAATGGAAGCCGCTCTAAAGCTCAAAGAAATCTCTTATATTCAAACTGAAGCCTTTGCTTCGGGTGAATTAAAACACGGGACAATTGCTCTGATTGAAGAAGGTACCCCGGTTATTGCGATTATTAGCCAGGCCAAGGTGGATAAACATACCCGCGGGAATTTGGAAGAAGTGAAAGCTCGTGGAGCGAAAACCTGTGTCATTGCCACTCAAGACTTTGCCCAGCCAGGGGATCAATTTGTTTTACCAAAAACGCACGCCCTGTTAACGCCATTGGTGATTGCGGTCATGGTTCAGTTGATTGCTTACTATACCTCACTAGGTAAAGGTTTGGATGTTGACAAACCACGTAACCTAGCCAAATCCGTTACCGTCGAATAA
- a CDS encoding YbaN family protein translates to MKKIILLTIGFVSFGLGAIGAIIPVLPTTPFLLLSGWAFMQSSDRFNHWLKGTKLYQYYVGDYEKDRSIPRNKKWRILITTYAIMLLSMLIVPIDAVRIFIAICGIIFGLFLFFKIPDRTES, encoded by the coding sequence ATGAAAAAAATTATCTTATTAACAATTGGTTTTGTATCTTTTGGTTTAGGAGCTATTGGTGCTATTATTCCGGTGTTACCGACAACGCCCTTTCTATTATTATCTGGTTGGGCTTTTATGCAATCATCTGATCGTTTTAATCATTGGCTAAAAGGGACTAAATTGTATCAGTACTATGTGGGTGATTATGAAAAAGATCGATCGATTCCGCGTAACAAAAAATGGCGTATTTTAATAACCACCTATGCAATTATGCTTCTATCGATGTTAATTGTTCCGATAGATGCTGTTAGAATTTTCATTGCTATTTGCGGAATTATTTTTGGTTTGTTTTTATTCTTTAAAATTCCGGATCGCACAGAAAGTTAA
- the ntdP gene encoding nucleoside tri-diphosphate phosphatase, with protein MKQPREGEFITIKSYKHDGSLHRTWRDNMVLKTSDQSIIGCNDHTLVTEADGRRWVTREVALMYFHKHFWFNVVAMIRKRGVTYYCNLASPYLIDNEALKYIDYDLDIKVFPDGEKRLLDVDEYEIHGKKYHYPDEIDPILKYNIQELVRWIDEKKGPFAPEFVNIWYERYIQLTHRKKHKHN; from the coding sequence ATGAAGCAACCTAGAGAGGGTGAATTCATCACTATTAAAAGTTATAAACACGATGGGTCATTACATCGAACTTGGCGCGATAATATGGTGCTGAAAACAAGTGACCAATCAATTATTGGTTGTAATGATCATACTTTAGTAACTGAAGCAGATGGGCGAAGATGGGTAACAAGAGAAGTGGCGCTAATGTATTTTCATAAACATTTTTGGTTTAATGTTGTGGCTATGATACGTAAAAGAGGCGTGACTTACTATTGTAATCTAGCATCTCCTTATTTAATCGATAATGAAGCTTTAAAATATATTGATTATGATTTAGATATTAAAGTATTTCCTGATGGGGAAAAACGTTTACTCGATGTTGATGAATATGAAATTCATGGTAAAAAATACCATTATCCAGATGAAATAGACCCCATTCTAAAATATAATATTCAAGAACTTGTTCGATGGATAGATGAGAAAAAAGGGCCATTCGCTCCGGAGTTTGTTAATATTTGGTATGAACGCTATATACAATTGACTCATCGCAAAAAGCATAAACATAACTAG